In Sphingomonas sp. Leaf357, a single genomic region encodes these proteins:
- the wecB gene encoding non-hydrolyzing UDP-N-acetylglucosamine 2-epimerase, whose protein sequence is MTAPKPRKILVVFGTRPEAIKLFPVVAALKAVPGLDVRTCVTAQHRGLLDQVLGIAGLVPDIDLDIMEPGQSLDRLTARLLTGLGEVMDGEKPDRVIVQGDTATAMVGALTAYYRKIPVGHVEAGLRSGNIYQPWPEEVNRRIVAPIADQHFAPTETSAEALRRENIDPATVHVTGNTVIDALHATQAKLALDPGLASGLDDIAARFADKRVILVTTHRRENFGGGMANIARAIQRIADRPDTAILFPVHPNPNVISVMDEMLGNRPNVARVDPLDYPHFVRALGLCEIALTDSGGVQEEAPALGKPVLVMRETTERPEGVVAGTAKLIGTDADRIVSEISTLLDDKGAYSAMARAHNPFGDGHASERIAGVIADGFGC, encoded by the coding sequence ATGACTGCGCCCAAACCCCGCAAAATCCTCGTCGTCTTCGGCACCCGTCCGGAGGCGATCAAGCTGTTTCCCGTCGTCGCCGCGCTGAAGGCCGTGCCGGGACTCGACGTGCGCACCTGCGTCACCGCGCAGCATCGCGGGCTGCTCGATCAGGTGCTGGGCATCGCCGGGCTCGTGCCCGACATCGATCTCGACATCATGGAACCGGGGCAGAGCCTCGACCGCCTCACCGCGCGCCTGCTCACCGGCCTGGGCGAGGTGATGGACGGCGAGAAACCGGATCGCGTGATCGTGCAGGGCGACACCGCCACCGCGATGGTCGGCGCACTGACCGCTTATTATCGCAAGATCCCGGTCGGCCATGTCGAGGCGGGGCTGCGCTCGGGCAACATCTATCAACCCTGGCCGGAGGAGGTGAATCGGCGAATCGTCGCGCCGATCGCCGACCAGCATTTCGCCCCCACCGAAACCTCGGCCGAGGCGTTGCGGCGCGAGAATATCGACCCCGCCACGGTCCACGTCACCGGCAACACGGTGATCGACGCACTCCATGCGACGCAGGCCAAGCTCGCGCTCGATCCTGGCCTTGCTTCGGGCCTGGACGATATCGCGGCGCGGTTTGCCGACAAGCGCGTCATTCTCGTCACCACGCACCGACGCGAGAATTTCGGCGGCGGCATGGCCAACATCGCCCGCGCCATCCAGCGCATCGCCGATCGTCCCGACACCGCGATCCTCTTCCCGGTCCACCCGAATCCAAATGTTATCAGCGTGATGGACGAGATGTTGGGCAACCGCCCCAACGTCGCCCGCGTCGATCCGCTCGACTATCCCCACTTCGTCCGCGCCCTCGGCCTGTGCGAGATCGCGCTCACCGATTCGGGCGGCGTGCAGGAAGAAGCGCCTGCTCTGGGCAAGCCGGTGTTAGTGATGCGGGAGACGACCGAGCGCCCCGAAGGCGTCGTAGCCGGCACCGCGAAACTGATCGGCACCGATGCCGACCGGATCGTTTCCGAAATATCAACCCTCCTCGACGACAAGGGCGCGTACTCGGCCATGGCCCGCGCCCACAATCCGTTCGGCGACGGCCATGCGTCCGAAAGGATCGCAGGGGTGATTGCCGATGGTTTCGGATGCTGA
- a CDS encoding HesA/MoeB/ThiF family protein translates to MILSSNELERYARHIVLQDIGGAGQTRLKAASVAVIGAGGIGSPAIQYLAAAGVGRLILIDDDAVDLSNLQRQTIFGTDDLGQPKVAAAAIAVSRLNPNVEVEMHAVRIDAGNAAGLIAGAHVVLDGCDNFVTRLAVADAALAARLPLVSAAVGQFEGQLGVFRGWEAEKPCYRCFVGEDPDRPDASCADQGVLGAMTGVLGSLAALETIRAITPFGDDSAGKLLLIDALAFRFRTITLPKDPGCGCGSSRAAQSPSS, encoded by the coding sequence ATGATTCTCTCCAGCAACGAACTCGAACGCTACGCCCGCCATATCGTCCTGCAGGACATCGGCGGCGCGGGGCAGACGCGACTGAAGGCGGCCAGCGTCGCGGTGATCGGCGCGGGCGGCATCGGCAGCCCGGCGATCCAGTATCTCGCCGCCGCCGGGGTGGGCCGGCTGATACTGATCGACGACGATGCGGTCGATCTCTCCAACCTGCAGCGCCAGACGATCTTCGGCACGGACGATCTCGGCCAGCCGAAGGTCGCCGCCGCCGCCATCGCCGTCTCGCGGCTCAACCCGAACGTCGAGGTCGAGATGCACGCCGTGCGGATCGACGCCGGGAACGCGGCCGGGCTGATCGCCGGAGCCCACGTAGTGCTCGACGGATGCGACAATTTCGTCACGCGACTGGCCGTCGCCGATGCGGCACTCGCCGCGCGCCTACCGCTGGTTTCGGCGGCGGTCGGCCAGTTCGAGGGCCAACTCGGCGTATTCCGCGGCTGGGAAGCGGAAAAACCCTGTTACCGCTGCTTCGTCGGTGAAGATCCCGACCGTCCCGACGCCAGCTGCGCCGATCAGGGCGTGCTGGGCGCGATGACGGGTGTCCTGGGCAGCCTGGCCGCGCTGGAGACGATCCGCGCGATCACGCCGTTCGGTGACGACAGCGCGGGGAAGCTCCTGCTGATCGACGCCCTCGCTTTCCGCTTCCGCACGATCACGCTGCCGAAGGATCCGGGCTGCGGGTGCGGCAGCAGCCGTGCCGCACAATCACCGTCATCCTGA
- the dut gene encoding dUTP diphosphatase, with protein MTTKFSADIVIALKRLPHGAGLPLPVYATSGAAGMDVVAAEALTLAPGARAAVATGFAIAIPPGYEVQVRPRSGLALKHGVTCLNTPGTIDEDYRGEVKVILANLGQEPFEIARGDRIAQLVPAPVQRAVLDEVETLDDTARGSGGFGSTGR; from the coding sequence ATGACCACGAAATTCTCCGCCGATATTGTCATCGCCCTCAAGCGCCTGCCGCATGGCGCCGGCCTGCCTTTGCCCGTCTACGCCACGTCGGGCGCGGCGGGCATGGACGTCGTGGCGGCGGAGGCGCTGACGCTTGCGCCCGGTGCACGGGCGGCGGTCGCCACGGGCTTCGCCATCGCGATTCCGCCGGGCTATGAGGTGCAGGTGCGCCCGCGCTCCGGTCTCGCGCTGAAGCACGGCGTCACCTGCCTCAACACGCCCGGTACGATCGACGAGGATTATCGTGGCGAGGTGAAGGTGATCCTGGCCAATCTTGGACAGGAACCTTTTGAAATCGCGCGCGGCGACCGGATCGCCCAACTCGTTCCGGCCCCCGTCCAACGCGCCGTGCTGGACGAGGTGGAAACGCTGGACGATACTGCGCGCGGAAGCGGAGGGTTCGGGTCCACAGGTCGATGA
- a CDS encoding class I SAM-dependent methyltransferase: MIGPPIGTKVWLDRFVTPLPRGGTVLDLGCGGGEPIARYLVDRGLQVVGLDYDARAIGLAQTRFPRQRWLHGDMRTFTLDETFEGVLAWNCLSVMGRVDQGRMAARAAAWLKPGGRLLFNAEADPDNNMADYRAGSPYRAELGPTDYETAMTAQGLITVAHVEQDPACNGAGIWLARKG; encoded by the coding sequence ATGATCGGCCCGCCGATTGGCACGAAAGTCTGGCTCGACCGCTTCGTGACGCCCCTGCCGCGCGGCGGCACCGTGCTGGATCTCGGCTGTGGCGGGGGTGAACCGATCGCGCGCTATCTGGTCGATCGCGGATTGCAGGTCGTCGGGCTGGATTACGACGCCCGCGCCATCGGCCTCGCCCAGACCCGCTTCCCGCGCCAGCGCTGGCTGCACGGCGACATGCGCACCTTCACGCTGGACGAAACGTTCGAGGGTGTGCTGGCATGGAACTGCCTGTCGGTGATGGGCCGGGTGGATCAGGGTCGGATGGCCGCGCGCGCCGCCGCCTGGCTCAAGCCCGGCGGGCGGCTGCTGTTCAATGCCGAGGCGGATCCGGACAACAACATGGCAGATTATCGCGCGGGGTCACCCTATCGCGCCGAACTGGGGCCGACCGACTACGAAACCGCCATGACCGCGCAGGGCCTGATCACCGTCGCGCATGTCGAGCAGGATCCCGCCTGCAATGGCGCCGGCATCTGGCTCGCACGCAAGGGGTGA
- a CDS encoding CsbD family protein translates to MGELTDKIKGNVNEAIGKVKQHSDDPETHDEGTNQEAKGKAEQLKGKVKGMLGDDI, encoded by the coding sequence ATGGGCGAACTCACAGACAAGATCAAAGGCAACGTCAACGAAGCGATCGGCAAGGTCAAGCAGCACAGCGACGATCCCGAGACGCACGACGAAGGCACTAATCAGGAAGCTAAGGGCAAGGCCGAACAGCTCAAGGGCAAGGTTAAGGGAATGCTCGGCGACGACATCTGA
- a CDS encoding thiamine pyrophosphate-binding protein — MTENRTGGRILVDQLVAQGCDRIFTVPGESFLAVLDALHDTPEIDLVVCRQEGGVGFMACADGAMTGRPGIAFVTRGPGATNASIGVHVAMQDSQPMILFIGDVDRATKDREAFQEVDFTAMFAPLCKWAAKIDDARRIPEYIARAFATAMNGRPGPVVLALPEDMLLDAVEAVDRPRVNRVEQDALIEAASTANDMLKAAKRPVAIIGGAGWTPHTAAAVAAFGEQSGVPLVAAFRRQDAVPNNCPVYAGNLGYGPNPKLAARVRDADLLIVIGARLGEATTDGYTLVTPDHPGQSLIHIHPDPAELNSTFRADLAICADAERFANLMEMLAAEQTPIAAGAEAHAEYLAWSTPAPRDLMLDLGPCVAAMREKLPADSIICNGAGNYSGWWHRYWRYAGPTSQLAPTAGAMGYGVPAATAAALRYPDRTVVALAGDGCFLMNGQELATAVAHGASMLVLVIDNGWYGTIRMHQEREFPGRVTGTRLLNPDFAALGRAYGCWAETVETTAEFVPALDRAMAKTGVRLLHLKTDVEAITAGTTLTKVRGG, encoded by the coding sequence ATGACCGAAAATCGTACCGGCGGCCGCATCCTGGTCGACCAGCTCGTCGCGCAAGGCTGCGACCGTATCTTCACCGTGCCGGGGGAAAGCTTTCTCGCCGTGCTCGATGCGTTGCACGACACGCCCGAGATCGATCTGGTGGTGTGCCGGCAGGAAGGCGGCGTCGGCTTCATGGCCTGTGCCGATGGCGCGATGACCGGACGACCCGGAATCGCCTTCGTCACGCGCGGCCCCGGCGCGACCAATGCCTCGATCGGCGTTCATGTCGCGATGCAGGACAGCCAGCCGATGATCCTGTTCATCGGCGACGTCGATCGCGCGACCAAGGACCGCGAGGCGTTCCAGGAGGTCGATTTCACTGCGATGTTCGCGCCGCTGTGCAAATGGGCGGCCAAGATCGACGACGCCCGCCGCATCCCGGAATATATCGCGCGGGCGTTTGCCACCGCGATGAACGGGCGGCCCGGCCCGGTCGTGCTGGCGCTGCCCGAGGATATGTTGCTCGATGCGGTCGAGGCGGTGGATCGGCCTCGGGTCAATCGCGTGGAGCAGGATGCGCTGATCGAGGCGGCCAGTACCGCCAACGACATGCTGAAAGCCGCCAAGCGTCCCGTCGCGATCATCGGCGGCGCAGGCTGGACGCCGCACACCGCCGCAGCCGTCGCGGCGTTCGGCGAGCAATCGGGCGTGCCGCTGGTCGCCGCGTTTCGGCGGCAAGACGCGGTCCCCAACAATTGCCCGGTCTATGCCGGCAATCTCGGCTACGGCCCCAATCCCAAACTGGCGGCGCGCGTGCGCGATGCCGATCTGCTGATCGTGATCGGCGCGCGGCTCGGCGAGGCGACCACCGACGGCTACACGCTCGTCACACCGGATCATCCCGGCCAGTCGCTGATCCACATCCATCCCGACCCGGCCGAACTGAACAGCACCTTCCGCGCGGATCTCGCGATCTGCGCCGATGCCGAACGCTTCGCCAATCTGATGGAAATGCTGGCAGCAGAGCAGACGCCGATTGCCGCCGGGGCCGAAGCCCATGCCGAATATCTCGCCTGGTCCACTCCCGCCCCGCGCGACCTGATGCTCGATCTTGGCCCTTGCGTCGCGGCGATGCGCGAGAAACTCCCTGCCGACAGCATCATCTGCAACGGCGCGGGCAATTATTCCGGCTGGTGGCACCGTTATTGGCGCTATGCCGGTCCGACCAGCCAGCTTGCCCCGACCGCCGGCGCGATGGGTTACGGCGTCCCCGCCGCCACCGCCGCCGCGCTCAGGTACCCCGATCGCACCGTCGTCGCGCTCGCCGGTGACGGCTGCTTCCTGATGAACGGGCAGGAACTCGCCACGGCGGTCGCCCACGGAGCGAGCATGCTGGTGCTGGTGATCGACAATGGCTGGTACGGCACGATCCGGATGCATCAGGAACGCGAATTCCCCGGGCGGGTCACCGGTACGCGACTGCTCAACCCGGACTTCGCCGCGCTCGGCCGCGCTTATGGGTGCTGGGCCGAAACGGTCGAGACGACGGCCGAATTCGTCCCTGCTCTGGACCGCGCGATGGCGAAAACGGGGGTTCGCCTGCTGCACCTGAAGACCGATGTCGAGGCGATCACCGCTGGCACCACGCTGACCAAGGTTCGCGGCGGCTGA
- the grxD gene encoding Grx4 family monothiol glutaredoxin: MTDDAQARIADMVAKNDVLLFMKGSPLFPQCGFSSRAIAILNHLNAEFESVDVLQDQGVRQGIKEFSDWPTIPQLYVRGEFIGGSDIMMEMYESGELAQLFEDQGLVRA, translated from the coding sequence ATGACTGACGACGCCCAGGCCCGCATCGCCGACATGGTCGCGAAGAACGACGTATTGCTGTTCATGAAGGGCAGCCCGCTCTTCCCGCAATGTGGCTTTTCCAGCCGCGCGATCGCGATCCTCAACCATTTGAACGCCGAATTCGAAAGCGTCGACGTGCTGCAGGATCAGGGCGTGCGCCAGGGGATCAAGGAATTCTCCGACTGGCCGACCATCCCGCAGCTTTATGTGAGGGGCGAGTTCATCGGCGGATCGGACATCATGATGGAGATGTACGAGAGCGGCGAGCTGGCGCAACTGTTCGAGGATCAGGGGTTGGTGCGGGCGTAG
- a CDS encoding BolA/IbaG family iron-sulfur metabolism protein: protein MAMAATEIEALIVGGIPDARVEITDLAGDGDHYAARVVSESFRGQPRIKQHQAVYAALGGRMGGVLHALQLTTAVPE, encoded by the coding sequence ATGGCGATGGCGGCTACCGAGATCGAGGCGTTGATCGTGGGCGGCATTCCCGACGCCCGGGTCGAGATTACCGATCTGGCCGGTGACGGCGACCATTATGCCGCGCGCGTGGTTTCGGAAAGTTTCCGGGGGCAGCCGCGGATCAAGCAGCATCAGGCGGTCTATGCCGCGCTGGGTGGCCGCATGGGCGGCGTGCTGCATGCCTTGCAACTGACAACAGCCGTTCCCGAGTAA
- a CDS encoding DUF1476 domain-containing protein, translating into MTTFDDRERAFETKFARDEEMQFRVTARRNRLLGVWAAKQMGLTVEETDAYAKAVVQADFEEAGDEDVIRKLVSDLTAASVEIDEGVVRRAIEEHTVEARRQLMQSE; encoded by the coding sequence ATGACCACGTTCGACGACCGCGAGCGCGCGTTCGAGACCAAGTTTGCCCGTGACGAGGAAATGCAGTTCCGCGTCACCGCGCGCCGCAACCGGTTGCTCGGCGTCTGGGCCGCCAAGCAGATGGGTCTGACGGTGGAAGAGACCGACGCCTATGCCAAGGCGGTCGTGCAGGCCGATTTCGAGGAAGCCGGCGACGAGGACGTGATCCGCAAGTTGGTCAGCGACCTGACCGCCGCGAGCGTCGAGATCGACGAAGGCGTCGTGCGCCGTGCGATCGAAGAGCATACGGTCGAGGCACGCCGCCAGCTGATGCAGTCCGAATAA
- a CDS encoding NADPH:quinone oxidoreductase family protein, with protein MRALLSKAPGGPETLVLDEVADPVAGPGQVVVAVKACSINFPDVLIIEDKYQFKPERPFAPGGEIAGVVDSVGEGVTEWSVGDRVIGMVGHGGLVEKVVVEAGKLYALPEGRSFAEGAALILTYGTTIHALLDRGHLGEGQTLLVLGAAGGVGLAAIELGKAFGAKVVAAVSSEEKAAVAKDAGADETIVYARAPFDRDQSKALAEQFKAAGGKAGYDVIYDPVGGDYAEPALRSIGWEGRYLVVGFPAGIPKLPLNLTLLKSCDVCGVFWGAFAARDPKANAAHIDRLFRLWKDGKIAPRVTETFAFEDGGKAIAKMAARAAIGKLVVTVAE; from the coding sequence ATGCGAGCACTTCTGTCGAAAGCGCCGGGCGGACCTGAAACACTAGTTCTGGATGAAGTCGCCGATCCGGTGGCCGGCCCGGGTCAGGTCGTAGTCGCCGTGAAGGCCTGCTCGATCAACTTTCCCGACGTCCTGATCATCGAGGACAAGTACCAGTTCAAGCCGGAACGCCCCTTCGCGCCCGGCGGCGAGATCGCCGGCGTGGTCGACAGCGTCGGCGAGGGCGTGACCGAATGGAGCGTCGGCGATCGGGTGATCGGGATGGTCGGCCATGGCGGACTGGTCGAGAAGGTCGTGGTCGAGGCCGGCAAGCTCTACGCATTGCCCGAGGGCCGCAGCTTCGCCGAGGGCGCGGCGTTGATCCTCACCTATGGCACGACGATCCACGCTCTGCTCGATCGCGGACATCTTGGCGAGGGGCAGACTTTGCTCGTGCTGGGCGCGGCCGGCGGTGTCGGCCTCGCGGCGATCGAACTTGGCAAGGCATTCGGCGCGAAGGTGGTGGCCGCGGTTTCGTCCGAGGAAAAAGCCGCGGTGGCGAAGGACGCGGGGGCGGACGAGACGATCGTCTATGCCCGCGCGCCGTTCGACCGCGATCAGTCCAAGGCCTTGGCCGAACAGTTCAAGGCGGCCGGCGGCAAGGCGGGGTACGACGTGATCTACGATCCGGTGGGCGGCGATTATGCCGAACCGGCATTGCGCTCGATCGGCTGGGAAGGCCGCTATCTGGTCGTCGGCTTCCCCGCGGGCATCCCGAAACTGCCGCTCAACCTGACGCTGCTGAAGTCGTGCGATGTGTGCGGCGTGTTCTGGGGCGCCTTCGCCGCGCGCGACCCGAAGGCCAACGCCGCCCACATCGACCGCCTCTTCCGCCTGTGGAAAGACGGCAAGATCGCCCCGCGCGTCACCGAGACGTTCGCGTTCGAGGACGGCGGCAAGGCGATCGCCAAGATGGCGGCACGGGCCGCAATCGGGAAACTGGTGGTCACGGTGGCGGAGTGA
- the leuD gene encoding 3-isopropylmalate dehydratase small subunit: MNPVKQVSGRAYPWGAKNIDTDVIIPAHWLKTVTRSGLGKGAFETMRADPGNIFDDPRYSGAPILIAGDNFGCGSSREHAAWALIDMGITAVIAPSFSDIFSSNAFKNGIVAVVLPQEAIDRLVEVAKTDAVTIDLETMTVTTPFQDRFPFAMDPFRRQCLMEGLDEIGLTLARDTQISKYEAGVNEHRPWMSGERAHASTSVESAGRT; this comes from the coding sequence ATGAACCCCGTCAAACAGGTTTCCGGCCGCGCCTATCCGTGGGGCGCGAAGAATATCGACACCGACGTCATCATCCCGGCGCACTGGCTGAAGACGGTCACGCGCTCCGGTTTGGGCAAGGGCGCGTTCGAGACGATGCGCGCCGACCCCGGCAACATCTTCGACGATCCTCGCTACAGCGGCGCACCCATCCTGATCGCGGGCGACAATTTCGGCTGCGGGTCCAGCCGCGAGCATGCCGCCTGGGCGCTGATCGACATGGGCATCACCGCCGTGATCGCGCCGAGCTTCTCCGACATCTTCTCCAGCAACGCGTTCAAGAACGGCATCGTCGCGGTCGTCCTGCCGCAGGAGGCGATCGACCGGCTGGTCGAGGTCGCCAAGACCGATGCCGTGACCATCGATCTCGAGACGATGACCGTCACCACCCCGTTCCAGGACCGCTTCCCGTTCGCGATGGACCCGTTTCGCCGCCAGTGCCTGATGGAAGGGCTGGACGAGATCGGCCTGACACTGGCAAGGGATACCCAAATTTCGAAATACGAAGCCGGGGTAAACGAACACCGGCCGTGGATGAGCGGAGAACGGGCACATGCGAGCACTTCTGTCGAAAGCGCCGGGCGGACCTGA
- the leuC gene encoding 3-isopropylmalate dehydratase large subunit, whose translation MASRPLTLYEKIWANHVVERRDDGTCLIYIDRHLVHEVTSPQAFEGLRVANRNVRRTDLTLAVPDHNLPTSPRVDATGRELPIEDKESATQLDLLRRNTREFGIDYIDATSVNQGIVHVVGPEQGFTLPGTTLVCGDSHTSAHGALGALAFGIGTSEVEHVLATQTLLLSQSKTMEVRVDGTLGFGVSAKDVILSIIGKIGAAGGTGYVIEYTGEVIRALSIEGRLTIANMSIEGGARSGLIAPDETTFAYLKGRPMAPKGADWDAALAFWKTLPSDANATYDRSVVLNATDIAPALTWGTSPEDVVLITGHVPDPESFADPAKRVAAQKSLDYMGLTPGMAMQDIGVDYVFIGSCTNSRIEDMRAAAAVANGRSVADGVRALVVPGSGLVKRQAEAEGLDRIFMAAGFEWREPGCSMCLAMNPDKVPPGLRCASTSNRNFVGRQGPGARTHLVSPAMAAAAAVTGRLSDVRDLMGAS comes from the coding sequence ATGGCAAGCCGACCCCTCACCTTGTACGAAAAGATCTGGGCCAACCACGTGGTGGAACGCCGCGACGACGGCACATGCCTGATCTATATCGATCGCCACCTCGTCCATGAAGTCACCAGCCCGCAGGCGTTCGAGGGGCTCCGCGTCGCGAACCGCAACGTGCGCCGGACGGATCTGACGCTGGCGGTACCCGATCACAATCTGCCGACCAGTCCGCGCGTCGACGCGACGGGGCGCGAACTACCGATCGAGGACAAGGAAAGCGCCACTCAGCTTGATCTGCTGCGCCGGAACACGCGCGAATTCGGCATCGATTATATCGACGCCACCTCGGTCAATCAGGGTATCGTGCATGTCGTCGGACCGGAACAGGGCTTCACCCTGCCCGGCACCACCCTGGTTTGCGGCGACAGCCATACCTCTGCGCATGGTGCGTTGGGGGCGTTGGCGTTCGGCATCGGCACCAGCGAGGTCGAGCATGTCCTCGCCACGCAGACATTGCTGCTCAGCCAGTCGAAGACGATGGAAGTGCGGGTCGACGGCACGCTGGGCTTCGGCGTGTCGGCCAAGGACGTGATCCTCAGCATCATCGGCAAGATCGGTGCGGCCGGCGGCACCGGCTATGTCATCGAATATACCGGCGAGGTGATCCGCGCGCTCTCGATCGAAGGCCGCCTGACCATCGCCAACATGTCGATCGAGGGCGGTGCGCGGTCCGGTCTGATCGCGCCGGACGAGACGACCTTCGCATATCTCAAGGGTCGCCCGATGGCCCCCAAGGGCGCGGATTGGGACGCGGCGCTCGCCTTCTGGAAGACGCTGCCGAGCGACGCCAATGCCACCTACGATCGCAGCGTCGTGTTGAACGCGACGGACATCGCGCCCGCCCTCACCTGGGGCACCAGCCCTGAGGACGTCGTGTTGATCACCGGCCACGTCCCCGATCCGGAAAGCTTCGCGGATCCGGCGAAGCGGGTCGCCGCGCAGAAGTCGCTCGATTATATGGGCCTGACGCCCGGCATGGCGATGCAGGATATCGGCGTGGATTACGTGTTCATCGGCAGTTGCACCAACAGCCGGATCGAGGACATGCGCGCCGCCGCGGCCGTCGCCAACGGCCGCTCGGTCGCCGACGGCGTGCGCGCATTGGTCGTGCCTGGCTCGGGCCTGGTCAAGCGGCAGGCCGAAGCCGAGGGGCTGGACCGGATCTTCATGGCGGCGGGCTTCGAATGGCGCGAACCCGGCTGTTCGATGTGTCTGGCGATGAACCCCGATAAAGTACCGCCCGGCCTCAGATGCGCTTCCACTTCCAACCGGAACTTCGTAGGACGGCAGGGGCCGGGTGCGCGGACGCATCTGGTCTCGCCGGCGATGGCGGCCGCGGCGGCCGTGACGGGGCGGTTGAGCGACGTTCGTGATTTAATGGGCGCGTCCTGA
- a CDS encoding NAD-dependent epimerase/dehydratase family protein — protein sequence MRVLLTGSSGWLGRYLAPRLRADGHEVTGLDVAPGADTDIIGSVADRAFVDRVFRECGIEAVVHGGALHKPDIVRFPRQAFIDVNTGGTLNLLEAAVAARASRFVFTSTTSLMISSAIREARGDRAAWIDEDMAPLEPRNIYGVTKLAAEQICRLIHAEYGLPVIILRTARFFPEDDDTHRDLAGENMKANELLHRRLTVEDAADAHIVALDRATDIGSGTFIVSAPTPFARDDAADLKRDAPSVILRYFPEAADLYARNGWSLPASIDRVYDSGRAERVLGFRCRTGFAEMLDALRSGNRLPVAHDASYVSPKD from the coding sequence ATGCGCGTCCTGCTCACCGGGTCGAGCGGCTGGCTGGGCCGCTATCTCGCGCCACGCCTGCGCGCCGACGGGCATGAGGTAACGGGGCTGGACGTCGCGCCAGGCGCGGATACCGACATCATCGGATCGGTTGCCGATCGCGCCTTTGTCGATCGCGTATTCCGCGAATGCGGGATCGAAGCCGTCGTTCATGGCGGCGCGCTGCACAAGCCTGATATCGTGCGCTTTCCCCGACAGGCGTTCATCGATGTGAACACCGGCGGCACGCTCAACCTGCTCGAAGCCGCAGTCGCCGCTCGGGCGAGCCGGTTCGTCTTCACATCGACCACATCGCTGATGATCTCCTCCGCGATCCGCGAGGCACGGGGCGACCGCGCGGCTTGGATAGACGAGGATATGGCGCCGCTCGAACCGCGCAACATCTACGGCGTTACCAAGTTGGCCGCCGAGCAGATTTGCCGCTTGATCCACGCCGAATACGGCCTGCCGGTGATCATCCTGCGAACCGCGCGATTTTTTCCCGAGGATGACGACACGCATCGCGATCTAGCGGGCGAGAACATGAAGGCGAACGAATTACTCCACCGCCGCCTGACCGTCGAGGATGCGGCCGACGCGCACATCGTCGCGCTGGACCGCGCAACGGACATCGGGTCCGGCACGTTCATCGTCTCGGCGCCCACGCCGTTCGCACGCGACGATGCGGCCGATCTCAAGCGGGACGCACCGTCGGTTATCTTACGCTATTTCCCAGAAGCGGCAGACCTGTACGCCCGGAACGGCTGGTCGCTGCCGGCCAGCATCGATCGGGTATACGATTCGGGTCGTGCGGAACGCGTGCTGGGGTTCCGCTGCCGTACCGGGTTTGCAGAAATGCTGGACGCGCTGCGCAGCGGAAATCGCCTCCCGGTCGCGCATGATGCTTCCTACGTATCGCCCAAGGATTGA
- a CDS encoding glutathione S-transferase family protein, with amino-acid sequence MPLTLITANRNYSSWSLRPWVLMKALGIPFDDRLEPFLEPDNYAAFRAFSPSGQVPVLIDGDRTIWDSLGIALFLAERFPGVWPADEAARAWAICATCEMHGGFSALRNDCTMNVGVRVNPRPASPALERNVARVAELWAEGIDRFGGPWLAGPDFTAVDAFYAPVAFRVRTYGLDVGPIGAAWVAQMLDHPAMRDWEATALTETWREDSHEAELLAAGAITADYRAG; translated from the coding sequence GTGCCGCTCACCCTGATCACCGCGAACCGGAACTATAGCAGCTGGTCGCTGCGCCCGTGGGTGCTGATGAAGGCGCTGGGCATTCCGTTCGACGATCGACTGGAGCCGTTCCTGGAACCGGACAATTACGCGGCGTTCCGCGCATTCTCGCCATCGGGCCAGGTCCCGGTGCTGATCGACGGCGACCGCACGATCTGGGATTCGCTCGGCATCGCGCTCTTTCTGGCCGAGCGCTTTCCGGGCGTCTGGCCGGCGGACGAGGCCGCGCGCGCCTGGGCGATCTGCGCGACCTGCGAGATGCATGGCGGGTTTTCGGCCCTGCGCAACGATTGCACGATGAATGTCGGCGTACGCGTGAACCCCCGTCCCGCCTCGCCAGCCCTCGAACGCAATGTCGCGCGCGTCGCCGAATTATGGGCCGAGGGAATCGATCGTTTCGGTGGCCCGTGGTTGGCCGGACCCGACTTCACCGCGGTCGATGCCTTTTATGCGCCCGTCGCCTTCCGCGTGCGCACTTATGGCCTCGATGTCGGCCCGATCGGCGCTGCGTGGGTGGCCCAGATGCTCGATCACCCCGCAATGCGCGACTGGGAAGCGACCGCGCTGACCGAGACGTGGCGCGAGGACAGCCACGAAGCTGAACTGCTGGCGGCGGGCGCGATCACCGCGGATTACCGCGCGGGCTGA